Proteins from a single region of Sediminitomix flava:
- a CDS encoding sodium:calcium antiporter, producing the protein MELLFYLFGIGICLLILAEGARAFVQGISILTKQTKMHSMLIGASVLAIGTSLPELAVGIISSYYETGEILYATIIGSNLFNLFCILGIPAFFITLSINKMTLAKDIPLAILSILLVGVLVNDHLIFGAETNELSASDTSIIFVFFLFHYILMPLKSRTEDHSKDIAISEENIPYALSHYKWGVSFDIISGLTMIVLGAFGGLLLSVKLSQFLGMSHTMLSLLILAPGTSLPEMVTIFIALKHNQKMLAIGNAIGSNLFNILFVLPASNSFGSPAYPTFLNVDLLFLLTTMVMIIFGYLSGKNEKMPRLVSFSYTIVFVMYMVFVVNRG; encoded by the coding sequence TTGGAGTTACTTTTTTACTTATTTGGAATCGGTATATGCTTACTGATCTTAGCTGAAGGTGCAAGAGCATTTGTTCAAGGAATTTCAATACTAACTAAGCAAACCAAAATGCACAGTATGCTCATAGGAGCGAGTGTGTTGGCTATTGGTACATCTCTCCCTGAACTAGCTGTAGGAATTATTTCATCGTATTATGAAACAGGTGAAATCCTATATGCCACAATTATTGGTTCTAACCTATTCAATTTATTCTGTATTCTGGGTATTCCAGCATTTTTCATAACGCTGAGCATAAATAAAATGACTTTGGCGAAGGATATTCCTTTAGCTATTCTTTCTATTTTGCTTGTAGGAGTGTTGGTGAATGATCATCTTATTTTTGGTGCAGAAACAAACGAATTGAGTGCAAGTGATACTTCAATTATTTTCGTATTCTTTTTGTTCCATTACATTTTAATGCCACTAAAAAGTAGAACAGAAGATCACAGTAAAGATATAGCTATAAGTGAAGAAAATATTCCTTATGCATTGTCTCATTACAAGTGGGGAGTTTCTTTTGATATTATCAGTGGCTTGACAATGATTGTTTTAGGCGCATTCGGAGGTCTTCTGCTTAGTGTGAAACTAAGTCAATTCTTGGGTATGAGCCATACGATGCTAAGTTTATTGATTTTAGCTCCAGGAACTTCGTTACCAGAGATGGTTACCATTTTTATAGCACTCAAACATAACCAAAAGATGTTGGCTATAGGAAATGCAATAGGTTCAAATCTTTTCAACATCCTTTTTGTATTGCCAGCAAGTAACTCTTTTGGATCACCTGCTTATCCTACTTTTTTGAATGTAGATTTGCTATTCCTTCTCACAACTATGGTGATGATTATCTTTGGTTATCTTTCAGGTAAAAATGAAAAGATGCCGAGGTTAGTAAGTTTTAGTTATACCATCGTATTTGTGATGTATATGGTATTTGTCGTAAACAGGGGTTAA